The window ATTTGAAGCTAAAAATCCATGTAAATTCATTGCTCCTAAACCTAAAGCATGATTTTTAGAATTTCCATTTTTAATTGAAGGTGCTGAATCTAAATTAGAAAATCTTGAAACATGGTCTAGTGCTTTAATTGAATAATAAATTGATTCTTCAAATCTTAAACCAGATTCCATCATTTTATCAATATTTAATGAAGCTAAATTACATGAAATATCTTGGCCTAATTCGTTAATACTTAAATCAGCATTATATGTTGTTTCTGAAGAAGATTGTACTATTTCAGAACATAAATTTGACATAACTATTCTTCCCTTATTTGGGTGTCTATTATTTACTGTATCATCAAATAGAATGTAAGGATATCCACTTTCAAAATGAAGTTCTGCGATTGCTTGGAAAAATTTACGAGCTGAAATAAATTTTTTAGTAATTAATGGATTTTGGATTAAATGTTCATATTCCTTAGTTATCGAAATATCACTCATTGGTTTTCCATATACTCTTTGAATATCATATGGACTAAATAATGCCATTTCTTTATTTTCTTTTGCTAATTGGAAAGTAATATCAGGTACAACTACTCCTAATGAAAGTGATTTAATTCTAATTTTTTCATCAGCATTTTCTCTTTTAGTATCTAAAAATTGCATTATATCAGGATGATGAGCATGTAAATAAACAGCTCCAGCTCCTTGTCTTTGACCTAATTGATTTGCATAACTAAAACTATCTTCAAGAATTTTCATAACAGGAACGACACCAGTTGCTTGACCTTGGATATTTTTAATAGGAGCACCAAATTCACGTAAATTAGTTAATAATAAACTAACTCCTCCACCTCTTTTTGATAATTGTAAGCTTGTTGATATGGCTCTTGCAATAGATTCCATATTATCTTCTATTCTTAATAAATAACAACTTACATATTCTCCTCTTTGTTTTTTACCTGCATTTAAAAATGTTGGAGTTGCGGGTTGTAATCTACCACTTAAAATTTCTTTTAATATGTTTTGTGTATCACTAAAATTACCATTACCTAAAAATAAGGCATTCATTAAAGCTCTTTCACTATATGTTTCTAGAAATTCTTTTCCATCGAAAGTTTTTAAACAATATGAATTATAAAATTTTACAGCTCCCATAAATGAACGAAAATGGTGATTATATTCTTTTATAATGTCATATAATTGTTGCAATTGTTCTTTATTTACCCGATTAACTATTTCTTCTTCATAATAATGATTTTTAACTAAAAAATCCATTCTTTGATGAATATTTTCAAATTTTTTAGTCGCTGGTCTAATAGTTTTTTGCATATAAATTTCAATGGCTTTTTGATCATTTTCATAAACATCTTTACCTTTTGAAAATTTAGTTAGTGCATTAAAAGCTAGATACAAATCCGCATCTTTAAATTCTTTTGTATTTGATGACATATTTTCCTTTCTTTTTATTTATTTCAAATTTGATTTAGTATTTTTTGTACTTTTTCTACTTCAGCAATTGATCCTCTTAATTCTATTGTTGTTAAAAGAGGTACATTCAATTTATTACTTAAAACATAACCAGCAAGACCATATGTATCACCAAAATTAGTATTTCCTGTGGCAATTATGGCAACACAATTTTTTCTATTACTTTCTATGTTTAAAAACTTAATAACTTGTTTAGGAACAGCTCCTTTAGTTTCTCCTAATCCTCCTGAAAAAGTTGGAGAAACTAAAACATATGGTTGATTGACAAAACAAGTTTCAGGATCTTCAATGGGAATTCTAGTGTTTGGAAAACCTAGTTTTAAAACAAAATGTTTAGTATTTTCTGTAGTAGATGAAAAATAAACAACATGAACTTCACCTGATACTTTAGGTATTTGTGCATGCAAATTATCATTATTGTTCATATTAAAACTCTCAATCTTCATCTTGTGTTTCTTCAGTTACACCCATAATATATGAACTTCCGTTTCCTGAGAAGAAATCGTGATTTTCATCAGCTCTTGCTGATAGTTGTGCAAACACTTCAGGTGCTATTTTAGTTTCTTCTGCAGTAAATGGTGAATCATAACCACAATTTTGTAAAAATTTTCCTGCGTTATATAGACTAAAACGAATAGCATCTTCAGCTAATCCAAATCCTTCATAAAGTTCAGTTAAAAATTCTTTTTCTAATTCAATTAATTTATATAATGTGTCGAAAACAAATTCCTTGTATTCTTGTTGTTTTTCAGGTGAAAGTTTTTCAACTTTTTTACGGAATTTGTATCCTGAATAATAATTATGTAAAACTTTATCTCTTAAAATTAATCTAATAATATCACTTGTATTAGGTAATTTTGCTCTTGCAGATAAGTAAAATGGTAGGTAGAATCCTCCATATAGTAAAAATCCAGGCATTAAAGCAGCAGCAATTTTAGATTTCAAAGGATCATCTGAAATATAAAAAGGTATTAAAAATTTAGCTCTTGCTTGTAATTTTTCATTATTAACAACTCACTCGTGAGCCTCTTCTATTTCTTCTGATGTATTTAATGTACTAAAAATAGTTCCATAACTTCTTGCATGAACACCAACCATAAATGCAAAATTAGCATAAATAAATTGTTCATGATCAGTTAAAGCATTAGGAATTTGTGCTGTATCACCTAATGTTGCTTGAATTGTGTCTAATAAAGTAAGTCCAGTAAATGTTCTTGTTACTAGTTGTTGTCAATTTTTATCCATTTCATTTCATGATTTTAAGTCATTAGAAACGGGAATTTTTTCAGGTAATCAAAAATTTTGAGTTACTCTTGTTCATACTTCTAAATCTTTATCATCATTAATAACATTTCAATTAATAGCACGTAAAGGTCCTTCTTGGTTTGCTTTTACGTAGTCAAGTGGATTATTGGAATTAAAATAATATTTGTTTTTCATTTTTACCTCGTTCTTACTATTTTAATAAAAAAAACTAACAATTTTTAAAAAATAGAAAATGTTTTTTTCTAGCATTTTTATATGCTAAAAAATGTAAAAAAAATGTTAATAATTTAATATTTTTCTATCTTAATTTTTTATTTTTTTATCAAAGTATAACAACTTTTAGTAATTAGCAACCGCTAATAAATATCATTTTTTTGATAAAAAAATAAAAAATAATTAAATTCATATTTTGAATAATTAATCTAAAAATAATAAGATAATACTAATATAGGAGAATTGAAATTATGACTAAAATATATGAAATTGCACAAGAAAATATAAATGCATTTTTAGAAGATGGTTGAGAAGAATCAAAAAAACCAATATTACTTTTTATCCATGGATTTGGAGATAGTTGAGGTACTATTAAACCAATTATAAATATAAAAAATAGACCATTTTTTGTAGCAGCAATTGATATGCCTGGATGTGGTAAAAGTTCTTGACATGTTAGACCTTTAACTTTAGAACATTATTTTGAAGTAGTTGGATCTTTTGTTGATTCTGTTTTAAAAAATCGTGATGTTTATGTTATTGGACATTCATTAGGTGCTTTAAGTGCTTTATATCTTTTAAGAACTCATAGAGCTAAATTTGCAACTTTAGTAGGGCCTTCTCATTATTTAATAAATAAAGCAAAAATTAAATTTGGTAAAAAATATTTAATTCCGATAACACGTGAAAATGCAATTGAATCTTATTTAAAATTAACAAATACACCAGAAGCATTTAAAAAAGAAGCTGAAGTATATGCAAATATGATTGTGAATAATAGTAATTTAAGATTTAAAAAATTTCATTATATAGTTGATCAACAAATGTTGAATCTAGAATATGTATTTGAAAATTACTATGATTGATATAAAGCAACTAATAATTATCAATTATGTGTTGGAGAATTTGATCAATATACAACTGTTGAAGAAATACAACTTGTAGCAAAACAAATGCATAAAAAAATAAAAATTATCAAAAATGCAGGTCATGCAACTTTTTATGATAATGCTCAAGAAATTTATGAATTTGTTTTAGAAATGTTTAAATAAATGAATCTAAAAGATTATTTTGAAAATAAATATGTGGAATTTATTCATTACTTATGTATTAAATATCATCAAAAACCAACTCCATTTAGTAAGTTAAAAATTATTGATGTTATTAAAACTAAAAATTCTAAAATAACAAAATCAATGTGAAAATATCAAAGACATCACATTGATGAAATGTGAATTTCAGGAGTGATATTAGCATCAAGTGAAAAAGAATACCATCAAGGTTTAAGTATAGTATGTTCTTATGAAGAACATCTATTTTTACATTATTTAATAGTTTGTAGTAATCAAACATCACCAAATAATGGAATGTTAATGCAAACTAGTTTATCTTTTTGGAATAAAACTATTATAAAAATGTCTAAAAAATACGACATTATTTATTTAAAAGATTGAGCATTGTTATTAAAATCATAAGTTAGCTCAAATAAATTAATTTATTCTCTGATTAGTTTGGAGTATAATAAAAGTAACAGAGGTGCTATAAAAAGCTGAGAATATACTCTTAAAGCTGATCATGATAATTCATGCGTAGCGAGTGATATATTAAATTATTCTCTTTCTCTGTTAGAAAAGAGGAATTTTTTATGAAAAAAAATAAAACATTAATTTGAAAAATATTAGGTGCTGGTCTTGCATTAGCTGGTACAGGTATTTTTGCTATTTCTTGTGCTCAACCAGTTCAGGAACAAACACCAAAAAAAGAAAACAAACAAGAAACAACACCAACTACTCCAAAAGCAATAGCAAATTGAGATACTAATATAGTTATTACATATGGTAGTGCTAATGATGGATTTAAGAAAAAAGATCCTAAAACTCAAAAATCACCACATGATATATTTTTAGAAAATCTAGAAAGAAAATTTAATGAACTAAAAAATGCAGATCCTAATTTAAGAGTAAATGCAGATGTTAAATTTAATACTGCAGAAAATTTTGATGAAGAAAGTATGAAAAATTCATTATTATCAGATGATGTTGATAATGACCTTTCAATCATTGGTTATAAATCTATTGATGATAAAATAGATAAAACAAACTTAGATAAATACCCACATTATGTTGGTAATACTGAAACATTAGCATTTAAATGAACCGTTGAGGATAATGCTAATTATGTTGATGGAAGTGATAATGATCCATTAGTAAAAGGTGCAAAAGAAAACAATAAAGTTTGATTTGATAATAATGGTGAATTCCCACAATGATATACCATTGAAGATGAATTAAAATGAGATGGTTCTAAATATGCAGCATTTTATGATGATACAAATAGACTAACTCAATTTTATCGTGGAGCTATTTACATCTCAGGAACTGATGAAGAATTACAAGCAATTGAAAATGCGTGAAAAACTAAAAACTGAGATGAATTTTCTAAATACGGAATTATTTACAAAAACACAACAAGTTTAGGAAAATATAGATTACAAGCACATTTACTTGCTCAACACTTTAATTTAACTCCACTTGAAGTAAATACATATTTTACTGAACAAAAAAATAAAGATAATAAAAAAGTAAGTTTAGGAAAATTTTCAACTCAATTAGGTAAAAAAGACAGTTTAGGTCATACATTCCATATTGCATTTGGTGATGAAGGAGAAATGAACTGAAATCGTTCAACAAACGATAAAGATGATAAATTTAAACCAACTGATCCAAATGCAAAAATACGTGTATTAACATTAACCGGTCCTTCACCTTATAATGCTGTATTCAGTAGACAAGGACTTCCAAAAGCAGAAAGTCAATTAATAATGAAAGCATTAGAAAGTCTTTCAATTGACGAAAATCAACTAGGAATTTATACCGGATTTAATAAATTTATTTCTGGTGATGACAATATGTTTAAAACATATATTGATATATATAACGGAAACACAATAGATACTAAAAACAAATAATTATGATAAATTTAAAATTTCAAGAAGTCGACATAAAATACAAAACAATAGATAATCCTGTTTTATCTAACATAAATTTTGAGATAAAAGAAGGAGAAATGGTCGCTTTTATAGGACAAAGTGGTGTTGGTAAAAGTACTATTTTTAAATCTATAGTAAGAAGTTTAAAACCAGCTAATGGACAAGTATTGTTAAATAATGAAAATATTTATTTACAAAATAAAAGAAAATGGAAACAAACAATTCAAAAAATTGGTTTTTTAACTCAACAACCTAATTTGATTTTTAGTGATAATGTTTATAACAACATTGTTCGTTCTATTTCTCAATACAAAAATAAATTGTATACGATATTTTCAGTATTAACAAGAAATCAAAAACGGAATATTTTTGAACAATTAGCGAATTTAAATATTTTAGATAAAGCTTTTTATCGTGTATCAGAACTAAGTGGTGGGCAACAACAAAGAGTTGAAATTGCTAAACTTTTAACTAAAAAAGTTGAGCTTATTTTAGCTGATGAACCTACTAGTAGTTTAGATTTTCAGACTTCATTAGAAGTTTTAGATATTTTAAAACAATTAAATAAAAAATATAAATTAACAATTATAGTTATTATTCATGACTTAAATTTAGTTAAAAAATATTTTAGTCGTGTTATAGGTTTTAAAAATAGCACGATAACACTGGATAAAAAAACAAAAGAAGTTAAAAAATGAGAACTACTTGAAGCAGTTTCAAAATAAAAATTCACCAAAACATTTTCTTTTATCAAGTAACTTCCAGTGACCAAAAAACCCAAAAAAAAATAAGAAGTTTTTGAAAACATTTATTAATTTTTCTCTGCATATTTTTAATTATTTATTTATTTTCCACATACAGTTATAAAACAACCAATTCTTATGGAGTGAAATTATTTCAAAAAAACTTTTTAAGAATTTTTCAGTTTTCTAACATCAGTACAATGGACTATGAACAAAATCTTTTATTGAGAAGTTTAAATATTTTATGATTTACTATTAAATATACTATTACTGGAACATTTATTGGTTTTATATTAGCGATTTTAACTTCGTTTTTAACTAATAGAAATTTTACAAACAAAATTTGATCTTTTTTTTCAAGAAATTTAATCTTATTTTTACGTTGTATTCCAGAGTTGTTATTTATTACATTATTTACTTCAATTTATCGAGCAGAATTTAGTTTAATTTTAATTTTCATTTGATTTACTTGATTATGACTTCATAAATATTACATTGAAGCGCTTGAATCAATTGATAAAAAACCTTTTTATATATCTATTAATCAAGGTAATTCAAAAATTAAATCTTTTTATAAAGAAATATTACCTAGATTAATGAATAGATTTATTAGTTTATTTATTTATTCTTTTGAATCCAATATGCGTTGAGGTTCAATTTTATCTACATTAGGAGCACCAGGAATCGGAGTCTTAATTAATTATGCTAGTAAATCAAGCGCAAGATTTCAAGAACTAGGTATTCCACTAACGATTTTGTTAGTATTTATTGTATGTTTAGAAATACTAAATGTTATTTTAAATAAATATTTATTTCAAACTAGTACTAAAAACATCAAAACTTTAGATATAAATAAGTTAAGTAAAACAATTAATACTCGTTTCTGAATTAAACTTATTATTGTTGTTATTTTAGGTATTTTTAGTATTTATACTATTGCTGTAACTGATAAATCTTATATTTTATCAAGTTCATCAATTGAGTTTTTTAAAGCATTATTGTATCCTGATTGACAACACTTTCAATGAAGTAGTTCAGATATAAAAGTAAATCCATTGTTACAAATTTTACAAATAATAACATTTGCTATATCTACTATCACAGTAACAGTTATTTTAGCAATTATTATTGTTCCATTTTGTGCAATGTTTACTAATAAATTCCATTCAAGTATTATTTTTAGAGCACTTAATAGTTTTAATAGATTAATACCTGCAATCGTTTTAATTTATTTATTTGGTGCATTAGTATCAAACGTATCAAAAATAACTTTAATTATTTTTGTTTTAGGATTTCATGAAGCATCGGGATTTATTAAACAAATATCAGAAACTGTTGATAATATTGATGATTGAAAAATTAAAAATCTTCAACAAATGGGAAATTCAAAATTGAGAATATATTTTAAATTTATATTACCAAACATTAAATATGATTTTATTAGTTTAACTATTTTCTATTTTGAAATGTCAATTAGAAATGCAATTACATATAGTGTATTTACAACAACACAAAACGAATTATATTTAGGACACGGATTATCAGATTCATTAAATGAAAAATCTTTACATGTCAATGTTGCAAGTGTATATTTTTGGTGTTCAACATTAACTATATTCTTATTAAATATAATTTCAGAACAAATAATATTTAAAATCAAAAATAGAAACATTAATTATTTTAAATATTTATATAAATTTAAATTAAAATTACTACCAAAACTTAAGTTAAATAAGTTTTATAAAAATATTCATTAAATATCTAATAATTTAATTTCAATAATACAAATTATAATAATATCAAGTGCAATAATGTGCTTGATATTTTTTTACATTCTACAAAATGTACTTAAATTAGTAGGATACAAACTTTAAGTTTTTATAACTAGGTCGATGTATTTTTGAAAAACACTAAAAAAACTCGATACCTTTTAAGATAATCGAGTTTAATTTATGTCTAATAAAATGAGTTTATTTAATGTTTTTGGTTAATTCGTACATTGTTTTAATCATAACACCTTGTGGAACGTCTGATATATCATTTGTTCCTGCAATATCAAGATGTATAAAGTCAGCATTTTCAGCGAATTCTTTTAAAAACATTGCAGCTGATGAAGAACCAGCATCACCTGTTAAATCAGTGTTTTTTAAGTCAGCCACTTTTGTGTTTTTAATTTCTTTTGCAAATTCTTCATGAAGAGGCATTCTTCAAATTAGTTCATGGTGTTTTTTAGCTGATATATCTAATGCTTTTCAATCAGCAGGATTAGATGTTCATACACCAGTAAATGTGTGTCCTAGTGCTACTAATATTGCTCCAGTTAATGTTGCTATGGTTAATACTTTTGTTGCTTTTAAGTTTCTAATTGCATAAGTAATTCCATCAGCTAAAACTAATCTTCCTTCAGCATCGGTGTTGTTAATTTCTACTGTTTTTCCACTCATTGATGTTCAAACACTATCTGGTGTAGATGCATCTCCGTTTACTCTATTATCAGTTAAAGGCATGATTGCAACTACATTAGCTTCAGGTTTTAATTCTGCAACAGCTTTCATTGTTGCAGCAACTGCTGCTGAACCTGACATATCATATTTCATTCCAAGCATGTATCTTGAAGGTTTTAAACTGTATCCTCCACTATCAAAAGTAATTCCTTTACCAACTAATGCTAATTTTGTATTTGATTTAGGATTTCCATTGTATTCAACAACTACTAAACGAGGTTCATATGTACTTCCTCTATTTACACTCAATAAAAGACCCATTTTTTGTTCTTCAATAGCTTTTTTATCTAATACTGTTACTTTTAAGTTTGGATATTTTGAAAGTTCTTGGTAATATGCATCAGCTAAAAATTCACTATTTGCAATATTTGGAACAGTTCTTTGTAAATTTCTTGCAAAAGTTACACTTTGATTTAAAATTTCTTGTTCTGCAATAACTTTATCTAATATATTTGTAGTGTATAAGTATAAATCTTTAGTTGTTTCTTTTTTATTTGTTTTTAAACTAAAGATATCAGCATTATTAAATTCATATGCATCTAAAAAAGCTTTAACAACTTCATTTACATGTACTTTTTGTGTTACAAAAGAAGCTACATCAACTGTGTATGCTCTTTTTTGATTAGCTGTAAATGTCATTGCAAAATTTCTTAAATCTTTTATATTAAATTTATTTTGTTGACCTAAAAAAACAAATGATTCTTTAGTATGAAAAAAATCTGTTACTAGGTTTTTTTCTTTTAATGTTTCTTCTGGTACTACTGTATCATTAAATGCTGCTTTTAAAATTAAAGTATCATTTTTTTGGTTAATTAATTTAATCATATTTTCTCCTTATTATTAATTTAAAAAACACTTTTAATTTATTGACAGATAAAATTTATGATTGTGTTTTCTTTATAAATAACTTTTATTATATTCTTATTTGTTAAATATTTTTTAACTGATTCAATTTCTTTTGCTTTTTGAATAATATCTTCTTCAGTTCAATCTGATTCAATAGCAATTTCACCTCTAATTTTTCCATTAACTTGGATTCCAATAAATGTTTGTGTAGCTAGGATTTTTTCTTGATCATATGAAGGTCATACTTGATTCATAATTGGTTTTTGAGCAAGCTTTTCTAGAAGTTCTTCAGCTAAATGAGGGGCAAAAGGACTTAATAATATAGAAAAGGTTTTTAAAGTTTCTAATGAAGCAGTTTCAACTTGTGCTAGGTAATTAATAAATATCATCATTTTACTAATTGCTATATTAAATTTTAATTTCTTAATATTAGTTGTAACTTCCAATATAACTTTATGTAATTCACTTTCTTCTTCTTGTGAAGGTTGAGAAGTTAATGTATTTTTTTGAAGTCTAGTAAATTGATTGTAGATTCTATCTAGTCATTTTCTAATTCCGTTAACACCTGAATCATTTCATGCTTTAGTTTCAGTTAAAGGTCCCATAAACATTTCATAAACTCTTAAAGTATCAGCTCCATAGTTTTGAACAATTTCATCAGGATTTATAACATTGCCTAAACTTTTTGACATTTTTTGTCCATCAGTTCCTAAAATCATACCTTGATTTACTAATTTAAAAAATGGTTCTTTTACAGGAACAATTCCTCTGTTGAACAAGAAATTGTTTCAAAAACGAGCATATAATAAGTGTAATGTAGCATGCTCTTGACCACCAATATATAAATCAACTGGTAATCATTTTTTGAAACGTTTTTTGGCTTCAATACTATTTAATTTTTCATAAGTTCCATCTTCATTTTTTAAAATATAAGCTAAAAAATATCAAGATGAACCAGCTCATTGAGGCATTGTATTTGTATCACGACGGTATTTTTTACCATCAATTTCAACATATAATCAATCTTTTAAGTTAGCCAGTGGACTTTCACCAGTCCCTGATGGTTTTATGTTACTTGTTTCTGGTAATTTTACTAAATCATCAATTAAACTAATATTTCCTTCTTCATCGAATAAAACAGGAAATGGTTCTCCTCAATATCTTTGACGACTAAAAATTCAATCTCTTAATTTGTAATTAGTTTCAACTCTTCCAATCATATTAGTTTCAAAAAAGTTATTTATTTGTTTAATAGCTTCATCAGTTTTTAAACCATTTAACATATCACTATTTATATGTATTCCATCACCTTCATAAGCTTTTGTTACATCTTGTGTTTCGATAACTCATTTGATATCTAGATGATATTTTTGAGCAAATTTTCAATCTCGTAAATCATGAGCTGGAACACCCATCACTGCACCTGTACCATAACCTTCTACAATATAATCACCTACATAAATAGGGATTAATTCATCATTAACAGGATTTAAAACATAACTTCCTGTAAAGACTCCGCTTGTTTCTCTTGTTGCGTTATTTCTTTGGATTTGAGAAAGATTTTTTGCTTTTTCTATGAAATTATTTACTTCTTCTTTTTGTTCATTAGTTACTAAATTGTGTAATTTTTTGTACTCAGGACTAATACAAATAAATGACACACCAAAAATTGTGTCAGGTCTAGTTGTAAAAGTTCTAATATACATATCTTTACTTTTAACTTTAAATGAAATTTCTGTTCCTACACTTTTACCAATTCAATTAGTTTGAAGAGCTTTTAAACTATCACTTCAATCTAAATCTTTTAATCCTTCTAATAATTCTTCTGCGTATTTTGTTATTTTTAGTACTCATTGGCGCATTGGTTTTTTTACAACGGGATAATTTCCGCGTTCAGATACTTTATTACCTTCTGCATCTTCAATTATTTCTTCATTTGCTAAAACAG is drawn from Mycoplasma miroungirhinis and contains these coding sequences:
- the leuS gene encoding leucine--tRNA ligase, giving the protein MYDHKLIEKKWQQNWDETKAFKTTNKSDKKAYILDMFPYPSGAGLHVGHPEGYTATDIISRFKRLNGYDVLHPMGWDAFGLPAEQYALKTGNNPADFTIKNIQNFKRQIKSLGFSYDFDKEINTSDPKYYVMTQWIFKELYKHGLAKIENVDVNWCEALGTVLANEEIIEDAEGNKVSERGNYPVVKKPMRQWVLKITKYAEELLEGLKDLDWSDSLKALQTNWIGKSVGTEISFKVKSKDMYIRTFTTRPDTIFGVSFICISPEYKKLHNLVTNEQKEEVNNFIEKAKNLSQIQRNNATRETSGVFTGSYVLNPVNDELIPIYVGDYIVEGYGTGAVMGVPAHDLRDWKFAQKYHLDIKWVIETQDVTKAYEGDGIHINSDMLNGLKTDEAIKQINNFFETNMIGRVETNYKLRDWIFSRQRYWGEPFPVLFDEEGNISLIDDLVKLPETSNIKPSGTGESPLANLKDWLYVEIDGKKYRRDTNTMPQWAGSSWYFLAYILKNEDGTYEKLNSIEAKKRFKKWLPVDLYIGGQEHATLHLLYARFWNNFLFNRGIVPVKEPFFKLVNQGMILGTDGQKMSKSLGNVINPDEIVQNYGADTLRVYEMFMGPLTETKAWNDSGVNGIRKWLDRIYNQFTRLQKNTLTSQPSQEEESELHKVILEVTTNIKKLKFNIAISKMMIFINYLAQVETASLETLKTFSILLSPFAPHLAEELLEKLAQKPIMNQVWPSYDQEKILATQTFIGIQVNGKIRGEIAIESDWTEEDIIQKAKEIESVKKYLTNKNIIKVIYKENTIINFICQ